The Vanrija pseudolonga chromosome 1, complete sequence genomic sequence CGGGGGCTGacaggcggcgccggtggcgggTCACTGGGCGATGGAGCGGCGACTGGGGCTGGAGGTTGGGGGCCGAgaggcgccgctggcgagcggcggggctgggTGTCGGAGGCGCGGCACGGTTCGGGGCGAGCGGGCTGCCAGGCGGGGTGACTGTGACTACCGTGTCACCCACGCTACGAAGCTCTCGACCGCCGAGAATGATGGTTACCTCTGCACCGATGACAAAGAAGGATGCCTCCATGATCGCTGAGAATGGGTGGGAGGGGAATCGCAAGGGGAGGGGTTGCGAGTAGGTATGCTGAGGAGGAAGAtgggtggcggaggagggggagaggaCGAGACGAGATGCCTCACTGCGTCGCTggaggggcgggggcggctcCAGTGGTCGTGGGGGATGCGGCGGGGGTCGGAGAGGCTCCAGGAGTGGCTTGGGGAGGGGCAGAGGTGGGGAGAGTCGCGAGGGggtcgggggcgggggtgacCGCGGGAGTGGTCGGTTCGGTAGTGATACCGAACTCGTCCTCTCCGTCGATTGCGGTGGCTAGGGAAACCAGGTTGAGGCTGGCGTTGTTGCGGCGGAGGGtaggacgaggagggcggcgggaCTCGAGCACCTTTTTATAGGTGTCGGCAAAGGGGGTGGAAGAGGGGGTGATGGGGGTGATGGGGGTGATGGgggtggtcggggtggtcATTGTGATGGGTGTAAACAATGTAAATATTGAtggaggcgaggaggtgagCTGCTGGAGTGGCAGTGATGGGTGACAATGGTCATTGGGAGGGACCGCGATACGGCCGCCTTTTGTAGACGACCACAACGACCTCGCCCCAACCCCAGCACCGCTTCGGACCTTGGCCAGATGACGCCGACCGAGTGCATGCACACGGGCTGTCCAGGTCCCTtccatgacgccgaggacgccccTTCTCACGgacggacgcggcggcggggagatGGCGGTGTGTGTGCTTGTGAGGTAACGGGGGTAGTGCGTGTCGCCCCAATGGGGAGTGTAGAGGCGCAGTTCACTCTCAGAACCTTTCACGGCGTAGGACTGGCTCGgtccgcctcgaggacgaaGGGAATGAGTGTGCTGAGCTGTCGGATGcagacacacacacggcGCGGGCAACGGCCAGAAATGGGACAGCGGGAAGTGTCCGTGTCCCCTTTGGGTCCTGAGGGCATGGGTGCTTCCCCAAAGGCGCTCGATGCCTCAGTCAGCATCAAGGATTAGACGGAGTGAGTGTGTGTCTGATTAGATTGGGTGCCTCGTGTGTCGGGCAGGGCGCTGTGCCACGCCACCCACACTCGGCTCGGGGGAATTGCCGATGGCAACATCTCCACTGAAGCACACGGATGACGAATGCGATTACATGGACAATTCTAAGCACTTTTCTAGGAGACACGATCTAGAAGCGCTCGTTGGGAATCTTGCACTGGAAGTCGAGTGGCGCCAGTGCGCGGCAGAGGCTCGCGAAGGCGTCGTCCACCGCGCTGCTGAGCTCGCTGACGGTCTCCCCCTTCATCGCTTGAGTTCGAAGGAGAACCTCCCCAATCCTGTAATGCAGCCGAGCGATAAAgtcgaagaggacgacgagcccggcgTTGCGCTGCGCGATGGTGGCGAGGACGTTTTCGCGGTCGTGGACCGTGTGCACCTTTGGCTCCGCCTTTGTTGCCGAGGCCACGCTCGTGATGATGACCGACATGTTCGCGGTCCCCGAGCACACCGAGACGTCGACCTTTGCGACAAAGTACTCCAGAACAGCGATGGTGCAGAGCATTTCCTTAGCAGTATCGAGCTCAGTCATCGTCCTGCAGGTTAGCTTCACgtgctggggtgggtggcacaCTTACTCGTCATACACTGCATGGGCGGAGACCGGCAGGTAGGGGTTGAGCTTGGGGTTGATGATCCCCGCCTGCAGCCTGTTGAGGGCGATAAAAGCTGCTGCGATGGATGTCTGGATAGtggcgtgctcgctcgccacgaCCTTCGGGatgcgcttctcctcctcaTACAGGACCGCCGAGACGATTTTGCGCCACACCCTGGAGTTGGGAAGACGGACGTAGACGTAGTAtgcctcctcgtcatccacGGTGCAGGGAGCATACGGAGTGGCGATGTAGAAGGGCCACTCGAGATTCAAGGTCCGGAGGGACATCTTTGGCGCGATGGGACGTGGCTGGTGGATTGGTGAGGCGAAGTAGACATGGACCCTACATTTAGTACTGAGAACGACCTGCATCGCATGAATGATGGCTCATGCCCGTCACAATCATGTTCATCACCTCGCACCACTGTTCGTATGTACCGGCGTGTGAGGAGATAACAGGTACAACTGATGGCACTGGTGCAGGCGATACAGATGTTGTTGTATGGCTGATGAGGCAGTGTGTTTCGAGCCAACAACCAACCACAACGATTGATCAATTTTCCAACAATAGTATCAGCTGGCTTTGGGGACAAACAAGAGGTTCGTTGCCGTCAACGAAAGCTGTGATGCCAGGCAGTGTCTGATAAAAAGGTCGCATTGCAAATGCATTGGAGAGACAAGTGAAAACGAGCAGGTGGCGAGGAAACGAAAACAAGGAGCTGATGAAACTaggtggcggcagcggggccAACTGCGGCGGGGCTGACCTCGGcggtgtcgacctcggcaggcacggcctcgacggggtCAACCTCCACGGAGCTGACGCCGGTAGGATCGACCTCGTTCaggtcaacctcggcggTGTCGATCTTGGCTGAGCTAGCCTTGGCGGTgtcaacctcggcggggccgacctcgacggcgtcaatCTCGGAGAGGCCAACCTTGACTGAGATGACCACGGGGAGGTCAACCTTGGCGGGGCTGTCCTCGGCGGGGCTAACCTTGGCTGGCTCAGCCTTGCCTGGGTTGTCCTTAACGGGGTCATCATTGGCAGGGATGACCTCGGCCGGGGCGGCCTCGTTGGGGTCGATCTTGGAGGGCATGACCTTGACTGAGCTGGCCTTGTCCGCTCTAACCTTGCCTGGGATGGGCTTGGGAGGGCTGACTTTGATTGGGCTGGCCTTGGCTGAGCTGACCCTGTCGGGGCTAACCTTGGAAGGAGGAACCTTGGAAGGGGGAGCCTTGAAAGAGGGTGCCTTGGAAGAGGCCGACCTTGGGTGGGATGACCTTCGGCGCGGTGACCTTGCCTGCGATGACCTTGACTGGGTTGGCCTTGACGGGGGTGACCTTGGTCGGGCTGACCTTGGCTGGACTGCCCTTAACCGGCTCAACCTTGGCTGCACTGAACGCACCGACCTGACCACCCTTACGGACGAGCTTGAAGCCAGTCTCGCCATCAGTGTTGTAGCGGTCAAATGGCGAgagggcgtcgtcgagatcctcgagTGCCGCCTTGAGGTCGGAGACGAGGTCGGGGAATGGGCGGTCCTTGATGGCCTTGACGATCGGGAGCAGGTCCTTCACCTGCATGGCTACGTGCGTCCAACGGGCcatgagggcgaggaaggcacAGTCacgctgcgcgaggtcggtgaCTTCGGCGCTCGGAGGGGCGGGCGACTCGCTCTTCTTCGCCACGGGGCGCGCCTTGATGGGGGTAGGCAGGCGGCTGGCAGGCGGCTGGCGTttcgcggcgggcgactcGTGCTTCGTGGCCTCAgtctcgcgcttgcgcttgccggGCGATGTGGGACACGACACCGCCGGTGCACACGAGGCCACATCAAGCTCAgagacgaggaggtggaccTGCACCAAGTCCGACACGGTGTGGATCAGGCTCTCGAGGAGGCGACCCACGCTGCCGTCAGCGAGAGTAAACGGGCTCGACGTACAACTTGTCCTCCCTCGCGGCCTTGATGATGCGGAGGTGCTGGTTCCGTGGGTCCTTGCAGGCCGTGACGATGGCGTGGACGGCCTGGAACACATCCTCGATGTGCTTCTTAAGAATGACATGCTGTGCCTGCGCGTACGCGACggtgcgccggcggcttCGCTCGCCCACAGACGCGCCGACAAACAGCATGTCCTCCCTCATGTAGGGGAGAGAgacgcgcacgacgtgcTGCTCTCCCACTGTGTGGGTAATACGGGAAGGGCGGGTGGGCAGAGGGACGGGACCGAGAagcgacgacatggcggGGTGTGGTTGTGAGTGTGGATTGTGAAGCGAGAGATGAGATCGTGACTGGCATGATTTCGGTATGTATCAGGTCGGCATATCTGGGCAAACAGCAGGTTTGATGATGTTTGCACCTGGTATCACTGACTCCCAGCGATTCCATCAGACGTCATTGCAGTTGCCTGGTATTGTTTGGCCTGTTGGAGTGATGGGGAATGGGTGAACAAGGCGAGCCGAGTGTGGGCTTGAACTTAGTGCCACTGTCTGAAATGCCACACTGCGCGCGATCGTTCCGCGTCCATGCAACTTGCGCCCCACCGTAAGCCCCCGTCAGCCCAGCGCTCTCCCACATGTGCACCACTCTTCTACATGCACCGATTAGAACAACCCAGCAACCTGCTCTGCTCTCACTCTGACCCCCATGCGAACTGCGGGGCGTCGGCATGCGGGCTGCGGGGCGTGGGCACCTTTCATCCACGAGAACTGCTGACGACTACAAGTCCACACAGCGAACCACCTCCTCATGGAGCACCTCGTATGCCTCCGCAGCAAATCCCAGGGCGTTCATCGCCTCCTGGACATCCAGGGTCACCCCCAGGAAGGGGTTACCGCGGATGCCCTTGACGCGTTGGTAGAGCTCCTGTAGCTCGACATCGAGGTGCTGGTAGATGTCGTCTACTGCTGCGaagtgggcggcgcggaggagaAGAGCTGCGGTGTAGTCTTCGTGGAGGGGGCCGTCCTccccgacgtcgcgctccaTGCTGACCACGCGCGAGTCGTGCTGGTGTGCATCCTGGTAGATGTCGGCCAACTCGTTGACAAGGTCCAGGAGGTACTGGAGTGAGCCGTGGGTGCTGTGGAGCGTCAGCATCGCAGCGGGGAGCGTCGGGGGCTAAAGAGAGACGTACCGTTCCTCCTCCTGGATGGAGGCCAACCGGCGGCTACCGCTGCTTTCGCCCTCCTTCAGAGCTGTCACCCAACGGGTGACGCGGCGCTGGAACCTCGTGAGAGCCTCCTGGAactcctcgcgctcgccctcgaccgtGGCCAGGTTGcggccgccaacgccaaaCTTAGGGTGGACGGCGTAGACCTGGCTCACCTGCCACACCTGGAAGTCGAAGGTGACTGGGAGGAAGTTGGGGCCTGTGTTGGCGATCGAGAAGTAGTGGAAGGCGGTGTAGGCGTCCATGGTTGAGGTTCTGTGTTGGTAGGTTTGGTTGGAAGAGTGGGGAGTAGTGGGGGAAGTGCGTTTGGCGGATGGTGGATGTTGGAATGACAGGATGGAtcggtggcgagggggaTTCTTATACCTGGGAAGATGGGGGGGCAGTGTCTCGCCCCAGGCCAGTGTTGGCTGTTGTTGCTGAAATTCAGGAGAGGGGGAGAAGCAAACACATCAACATGCGGTCGGCGCTGCCTCGGAGTCGGTGCGCGTTGCCTCGGTGGTTGTGCGCGCCAAACACGAGGCGCGAGGTGCTGGAGGGCGTTGTCGCGCACTCCCCTTTGTCCCACACGTGTGCTGCAGCTTCTGAAAACGTGGTTGCAAGCAATGCATGCATAGTGTGCCAGTGAAATCTACTTGGGAGAAGCACTACTACGACTCCAAACGCTGCCACGGCGCATCTAAACACGGCGGAGGGTGATGCGGTACACCCAGCCCAGAGGGACGAGGGCCTCCGAAATGCCTGCCAGCGAcctctcgagctcggccttggccatCTATGGGCGGGTGCGCTGGAGCGCGGTAGCGGCGTAGTCGAACACCTTGTCCACCTCGTGGTGAAAACGCTTCACGGTGTCGAGGAACGCGGCAAGGGTGGCGTCACGCTGGGCCATCTTCGCCATGGCGCGGATGTGCTTCACCTTGGTGGGGTGCGGGCCGCGGAACAAGTGGCCGCAGTCGCAGACCTCGAGGGTGAGCTCTACCGCCTCGAGgcagacggcgaggaggtcctGGCTCGTCGCAGTGATGTTGGCGATTATGCGGTCCTGGCCCAGGCGGTCGAAGCCTGAGCCTGGGAGGCGCTCGCCGGTCCTGGGGACGTCAGTTGAGTGACCAGAGCAGTCAGTGCGGTCAACTCACTTCGAGGTCCTCTGAACTGTCGCGGTGAACTTCAGGAGGGCGGCACAGGCCATGTCAACGGAGGAGAGGAGGTCATTGAGGTTGTGTTGAGCCTCTGAGCGACgcgtgacgccgaggccgggggTCGGGGTGACGAGGTACTTGAAGTTCCAGTTCGAGTTGCGCAGCTTGATCGTGAGCAAGTGGTCGTTCGTGTACTCGGGGATGCCGCCCGAGAAGCCGTAGGCGTTGTTGCGGTCCATGTCGAGGTCGAATGTGGCTGAGTAGAGAATGGGAACGGAGGGGGGTGGAGACTGAGTGAGAGAGGGAGGTTGGTTGAGAAGTTGAGAGAGCGGGGTGCAggcaagaagaagcgtgCGCGGTGACACCCCttgctgggctgggcgcgtctcggcgtgTTTGGATACCGTGCGAGAGCGCCAGTCGGCGTTATCGACCAACCTACAGCCTGGCTCAAGCACCCCTCACCTCAATGCGCCCCGTGGCTGCCAAGCAGTGTGCGAGGTGGAACGACGTCATGGTTCAGTGTGGCAAGACACACAGATACGCCGTCGGTGCGCCAGGGCCACACTCATGTCGGGGGCCGAGCTTTTCGACTTCCGTGCACTCTCGGCGACCAGCTCGGGTCCGCTGGCGATTAGTGCCAGTGTCTTGGAGTGCTGATAGAGGTACAGTATGCCACGTGCTCTCCGCATGTTATGAGTAGCGAGATACGTCTGTCAAGTGCGCTTTCATGGCCAATAATTCACTTTGTTCCCGTGGTTCGACTATGCGCACCGCCACTGTCATGGTGAGCATTGTTACCGACCTGTGTTTCATGTATGTCGACCGCTGGGCAGTGctgacctcgacctccttcgTTGTCCACGTGGTATGAGGCGTTCTGTATCCTCTTTCAACGCGGTGATGAATCTGCAATTGTCCGCCGACGACTGACCGCGCGTCGCATTTGCTGAACAGTGGCCATCAAAGGCCGCCAAAAAAACAATGTCACCAAACAAACCAGCGGCTCCAGTTTTCTTCTCCCTTTTTACTGTCTCCATGTCCACCACCCATCCCCCTCCGTTCTAGAACCATATACACCGTGTAGCCCCATCAGCTAGCTCATCGTTTCCCACCATACCATCGCCACCACCCGACACCGAGTACCTGAAACCGCCCCTACCTCCACCCTCAcctcgcaccgccgccacagcGATCCACCAATCGCCGAGCCAAAAGGTATGAGGTCTCCCTCACTTTCTACCTTCCTCGCGGGGAATCGAACCCCGGTCTCCCGCGTGACAAGCGAGCATACTAACCGTTATACGACGAAGAATGTTTTATAGGTGTTCGTGTCCCCAAACCGACGCGAGTGATTTTGAGCGGAGGCTGTCGGAAGCTGATCGACCCTGACTTGATCTGCAACACCTCCAAAGATCAACATCAACATCGATGCTACAGCCGATCCCACCGCTGCCAGGCCTTTCAGCAAAAATGCGCGATGCGGGGATCGAACCCGCGACCGCCGGATTTCTGTATAGGAGTCCGACACTCTGCCTCTGAGTTAAGCGCGCCAGCGTGCTCGAGTTCTGCCATTGACTCGAGCTGGCAatcgtcgccgtcggtctGACAAGTTCTGATTCGGCAAAGGCATCCTTCGCACAATGACCGCGAGGCACAGTAGTGATCGGCACGGAGAGGACGCCCCAACGCCTCATCACAGTGATCAGTCTTCAAAAGTTCATGGTCCCGTATGGAAGCTACCAACGGACCCAGGGCCCCCTCACTACCGTCAATCAATCATCATCAAGGTTTGGGTTTCGTCCAGGTGGTGGTCTTCCCAGGAAACTGTTAACCACGAAGTTTCCAGGTCTGTGGCGAATTGACTACACTTGGAACACTGCATTCATTCACATTGAGGATGCCAAGGCGTATTGGCCACCGACATTCATCCTACTTCAAGATTTGCACCCCACGTACTGCCCAGAGCTGGTCCTGGAACGGAGACGTGGCGGTGGCTGCGCAGCGCTGCATCTCCTTGAAGGCAGACGCGAGAGTAGGGCGGCGGTAAGTTGAGGGCGGCCACTTGTGGTCGACAAACCATGCGAAGCGTTCGACAAACAGAGTCACGTGGAGGAGGCGTTCCCCGGCCAACTTAAGGATGCGGTCCGACTCGCGGTCGGGTCCGTTTCGCTGCAGGCGGCTCATGAAGGTGGGGAGGACGTGGGGAGCGAGGAGCGTGGCGTCCCACCGGTGGATAGCGTCCACACAGCCGCGGAACCAGAGGATGGCGCGGATGAGGACCTGTATTTCTCGGTCGGTCGGGAGAGTGCTGGCTGGGTGAGCTGACGGGTAGCGACGTACATTGTGCTCGTAAGCCGTGCCCGTTAGTAGTGCGCTCTGCCAGCTCATCAGCtcccgcgcgacgacggacaGCGCGTCGTGCAGGCGTCGCCACTGTGCTTCAGTTTGATTTAGCGCGCGGGTGTGGGGGTTAATGAGCTGTGGCGGGAAGAGTGACAGATAGTCAAATGTGCAGCCCCACACCTCGTCCTTCCGATTATCGTTCCAGTCGGTCACCGTAATCTTGGGGTGAAGGACCGCAGGAGAGCAGTACGACAGGGTATTGGGGCTCGTGTACGTCGTTCGGTACGTGGTCATTTCGTACGACTGCCCGTTatcttcgtcgtcgctttCAAGGTGCAGGAACGATTCGTCCTtccgcgggcggcggcgtcggacTTTGCGGCCGTT encodes the following:
- the TMPRSS13 gene encoding Transmembrane protease serine 13, coding for MSSLLGPVPLPTRPSRITHTVGEQHVVRVSLPYMREDMLFVGASVGERSRRRTVAYAQAQHVILKKHIEDVFQAVHAIVTACKDPRNQHLRIIKAAREDKFVGRLLESLIHTVSDLVQVHLLVSELDVASCAPAVSCPTSPGKRKRETEATKHESPAAKRQPPASRLPTPIKARPVAKKSESPAPPSAEVTDLAQRDCAFLALMARWTHVAMQVKDLLPIVKAIKDRPFPDLVSDLKAALEDLDDALSPFDRYNTDGETGFKLVRKGGQVGAFSAAKVEPVKGSPAKVSPTKVTPVKANPVKVIAGKVTAPKVIPPKAPSFKAPPSKVPPSKVSPDRVSSAKASPIKVSPPKPIPGKVRADKASSVKVMPSKIDPNEAAPAEVIPANDDPVKDNPGKAEPAKVSPAEDSPAKVDLPVVISVKVGLSEIDAVEVGPAEVDTAKASSAKIDTAEVDLNEVDPTGVSSVEVDPVEAVPAEVDTAEVSPAAVGPAAAT